A single genomic interval of uncultured Desulfobulbus sp. harbors:
- a CDS encoding iron-containing alcohol dehydrogenase, whose product MAVREEVYGYFIPSVTLIGIGASKQIPDKIKALGGSKPLIVTDKGITGAGITKVITDLLDAAGMGYVVYDETIPNPTDKNVHDGVDIYKKEGCDSLITLGGGSSHDCGKGVGLVVANGGKIHDFEGVDKSTKPMPPYLAVNTTAGTASEMTRFCIITDLSRHVKMAIVDWRVTPGIAVDDPELMVGMPPALTAATGMDALTHAVEAYVSTIATPMTDSAAEKAIELIAKYLRPAVANGADIEAREGMCFAQYLAGMAFNNASLGHVHAMAHQLGGFYDLPHGECNAILLPHVEKFNLIAKIDRFVKIAQLMGENTEGLAPRDAAELALDAIKKLSADIGIPAGLIELGKRYGKEVKASDIDTMVGNAQKDACGLTNPRRPKDADVKAIYTNAL is encoded by the coding sequence ATGGCAGTTCGTGAAGAAGTATACGGTTATTTCATTCCTTCTGTAACCCTCATCGGCATTGGTGCTTCCAAACAGATCCCCGACAAAATCAAGGCGCTTGGCGGTTCCAAACCGTTGATCGTCACCGACAAAGGCATCACCGGTGCCGGTATCACCAAAGTTATCACCGATCTGCTGGACGCTGCAGGTATGGGTTACGTTGTCTATGACGAAACAATCCCGAATCCCACCGACAAGAACGTTCACGACGGCGTTGACATCTACAAGAAAGAAGGTTGCGACTCCCTGATCACCCTGGGCGGCGGTTCCTCCCATGACTGCGGTAAGGGTGTTGGTCTGGTTGTTGCCAACGGCGGCAAGATCCATGACTTCGAGGGCGTGGACAAATCCACCAAGCCGATGCCTCCCTACCTGGCCGTCAACACCACCGCTGGCACCGCTTCGGAGATGACCCGTTTCTGCATCATCACCGACCTGTCCCGTCACGTAAAGATGGCCATCGTTGACTGGCGTGTAACCCCGGGTATCGCTGTCGACGATCCCGAACTGATGGTTGGCATGCCGCCGGCACTGACCGCAGCCACCGGTATGGACGCCCTGACCCACGCTGTCGAGGCGTACGTTTCCACCATCGCCACCCCGATGACCGACTCTGCTGCCGAGAAAGCCATCGAGCTGATCGCCAAGTACCTCCGTCCCGCCGTTGCCAACGGAGCCGACATCGAAGCCCGCGAAGGTATGTGTTTTGCCCAGTACCTGGCCGGTATGGCCTTCAACAACGCCAGCCTTGGTCACGTTCATGCCATGGCCCATCAGCTGGGTGGTTTCTATGACCTGCCCCATGGCGAGTGCAATGCCATCCTCCTGCCCCACGTAGAGAAGTTCAACCTGATCGCCAAGATCGACCGCTTTGTGAAGATCGCTCAGCTCATGGGCGAGAACACCGAAGGCCTGGCTCCGCGTGATGCCGCCGAGTTGGCTCTGGATGCCATCAAGAAACTCTCTGCCGACATCGGTATCCCGGCTGGCCTGATCGAGCTTGGCAAACGTTATGGCAAAGAGGTCAAGGCTTCCGACATCGACACCATGGTCGGCAATGCCCAGAAGGACGCCTGCGGTCTGACCAACCCGCGTCGTCCGAAAGATGCTGACGTAAAAGCCATCTACACCAACGCTCTGTAA